A genome region from Blautia coccoides includes the following:
- a CDS encoding TRAP transporter small permease, whose amino-acid sequence MNALHSFRKGINVILSSACAVIFAFMVCIGTYQIVIRYFFNSPSTVSEELLTYSFTWMALLASAYVFGKRDHMRMGFLADKITGTKRKVLEIVIEILIMLLAGSVMIYGGATIMNLTMTQKTASLGIPMGIIYTVVPLSGVLIVLYSILNIVDLCKGCEQEHREVKE is encoded by the coding sequence ATGAATGCCTTACATTCTTTCAGAAAAGGGATCAATGTGATTTTAAGCTCTGCCTGTGCTGTTATTTTTGCATTCATGGTGTGTATCGGAACGTACCAGATCGTTATCCGTTACTTTTTCAACAGCCCGAGCACAGTTTCTGAGGAACTTCTGACCTACAGTTTTACCTGGATGGCGCTGCTTGCCTCAGCCTATGTATTCGGCAAGAGAGACCATATGCGTATGGGATTTCTGGCTGACAAAATAACAGGAACAAAGAGAAAAGTTCTGGAGATCGTGATTGAAATCCTGATCATGCTCCTGGCCGGAAGTGTTATGATTTACGGCGGAGCTACCATTATGAACCTTACAATGACCCAGAAGACAGCTTCCCTGGGAATCCCCATGGGTATCATCTATACGGTCGTACCGCTTTCCGGCGTGCTCATTGTGCTGTATTCCATATTAAATATTGTGGATTTGTGTAAAGGCTGTGAGCAGGAGCATCGGGAAGTGAAAGAATAA
- a CDS encoding TRAP transporter large permease translates to MNTALVSGLIILVLLVIMLLAGVPIAVALGISSVCAILPIMDTNVAVLTGAQRIFSGISVFSLLAIPFFILAGNIMNKGGIAVRLINLAKLITGRAPGALAQTNVIANMLFGAISGSGTAAASAMGSIIGPIEKEEGYDPNFSAAANIATAPTGLLIPPSNVMITFSLVSGGTSVAALFMAGYIPGILWGLACMLVIYFIARKKGYRAKTKFTFKEAMKIILQALPCLLLIIIVIGGIIGGIFTATEGSVVAVVYSLVLSLFFYRSISLKDLPKIFKESAEMTGIIIFLIGVSSIMSWVMAFTNIPTAVSNGLLAISSNKIVIFLLINVILLIVGTFMDMTPACLIFTPIFLPVCTALGMNPIHFGIMLIFNLCIGTITPPVGTTLFVGVKVGNVKIETVFRQLLIYFAAIFVVLMLVTYIPQLSLWLPSLMGYV, encoded by the coding sequence ATGAATACAGCATTAGTTTCAGGATTGATCATATTGGTTCTGCTGGTCATCATGCTGCTGGCAGGTGTACCTATCGCGGTTGCGCTGGGCATCTCTTCTGTGTGTGCCATACTGCCGATCATGGATACAAACGTTGCGGTCCTCACAGGCGCGCAGAGGATTTTCTCCGGTATTTCCGTATTCAGTCTGTTGGCCATACCCTTCTTTATCCTGGCCGGTAATATTATGAACAAGGGCGGTATTGCGGTCCGTCTGATCAATCTGGCAAAGCTCATCACAGGACGTGCCCCCGGTGCGCTGGCCCAGACAAATGTAATTGCAAACATGCTTTTTGGCGCCATTTCAGGTTCCGGTACAGCGGCAGCGTCCGCTATGGGCTCTATTATCGGTCCCATTGAAAAGGAAGAGGGATATGATCCAAACTTCTCCGCAGCAGCCAACATTGCCACAGCACCTACCGGTCTTCTGATTCCGCCCAGCAATGTTATGATCACTTTTTCTTTGGTCAGCGGCGGAACTTCGGTGGCAGCGCTTTTTATGGCCGGCTACATACCCGGTATTTTATGGGGACTGGCATGTATGCTGGTCATCTATTTCATCGCCAGGAAAAAGGGATACCGCGCAAAAACAAAATTTACGTTTAAAGAAGCCATGAAAATCATACTGCAGGCTCTTCCGTGTCTGCTGCTTATCATTATTGTGATTGGCGGTATTATCGGCGGTATCTTTACCGCTACAGAGGGGTCCGTGGTGGCGGTGGTATACAGTCTGGTATTGTCACTGTTCTTTTACCGATCCATCAGCCTGAAGGATCTGCCGAAGATTTTCAAGGAAAGCGCTGAGATGACAGGCATTATTATTTTCCTGATCGGTGTTTCCAGTATTATGTCATGGGTTATGGCATTTACTAATATTCCCACAGCCGTATCCAACGGTCTGCTGGCCATCAGCAGCAATAAGATCGTCATCTTCCTGCTGATCAATGTGATCCTGCTGATCGTAGGTACTTTTATGGATATGACACCTGCCTGCCTGATCTTTACCCCTATTTTCCTTCCAGTGTGTACTGCACTTGGCATGAACCCCATCCACTTTGGTATCATGCTGATCTTCAATCTCTGTATCGGAACCATTACGCCGCCTGTGGGCACTACACTGTTTGTTGGTGTTAAGGTGGGAAATGTCAAGATAGAGACTGTGTTCAGACAGCTTTTGATATATTTCGCAGCGATTTTCGTTGTGCTCATGCTGGTAACTTATATCCCACAGCTCAGTCTGTGGCTGCCTAGTCTGATGGGATATGTATAA
- the uxaC gene encoding glucuronate isomerase has protein sequence MKQFMDKDFLLSTPTAQELYHDIAAKVPVLDYHCHINPQEIAEDRKFENITQVWLGGDHYKWRQMRSNGVEERYITGDAPDREKFQKWAETLEKAIGNPLFHWSHLELQRYFGYTGVLNKDTAEEVWNLCNEKLQEPSMSARNLILQSNVTLICTTDDPADDLKWHKILAEDDSFPVQVLPAWRPDKAMNLEKPDYGQYLETLASAADMDIQSFEDLKAALKSRMAFFNEMGCRASDHGLEFVMYVPATDEEIEAIFQKRLNDEPVTREEELKFKTAFMLFVAAKYAEMGWAMQLHYGCKRDNNTGMFAKLGPDTGYDCINNYAPSGQIADYLNALDQKGNLPKTVLYSLNPNDDEAIGTIVGCFQNSDAVGKIQQGSAWWFNDHKTGMTKQMTSLANLGLLGNFIGMLTDSRSFLSYPRHEYFRRILCELIGNWVENGEYPKDMKMLERIVKGISYNNAVRYFGFELDMK, from the coding sequence ATGAAACAATTTATGGACAAGGATTTTCTTTTAAGCACCCCTACGGCACAGGAATTATATCATGATATTGCGGCCAAAGTGCCGGTCCTTGATTATCACTGCCATATCAATCCGCAGGAGATCGCAGAGGACAGAAAGTTTGAGAACATCACACAGGTGTGGCTTGGCGGCGACCATTACAAATGGCGTCAGATGCGTTCCAATGGTGTGGAGGAGCGCTATATCACAGGAGACGCACCGGACAGGGAGAAGTTCCAGAAATGGGCGGAAACACTGGAAAAAGCCATCGGCAACCCTCTGTTCCACTGGAGTCATCTGGAACTGCAGAGATACTTTGGATATACAGGTGTGTTAAACAAAGACACGGCGGAGGAAGTATGGAATCTGTGCAATGAAAAGCTTCAGGAGCCTTCCATGAGCGCAAGAAATCTGATTCTCCAGTCTAATGTGACACTTATCTGTACCACAGATGACCCGGCAGATGACCTGAAATGGCACAAGATCCTTGCAGAGGATGACAGCTTCCCGGTTCAGGTGCTTCCTGCATGGAGACCGGACAAGGCTATGAACCTGGAAAAACCGGATTACGGCCAGTATCTGGAAACATTGGCATCGGCAGCCGATATGGACATTCAGTCCTTTGAGGATCTGAAGGCAGCTCTGAAGTCCAGAATGGCATTTTTCAATGAGATGGGATGCCGTGCATCAGATCATGGACTGGAATTTGTAATGTATGTTCCGGCAACAGACGAGGAGATAGAGGCCATTTTCCAGAAACGTCTGAATGATGAGCCTGTTACTAGGGAAGAAGAGTTAAAGTTCAAAACTGCGTTCATGCTTTTTGTGGCTGCAAAATACGCAGAGATGGGATGGGCCATGCAGCTTCACTATGGCTGCAAGCGTGACAATAATACAGGCATGTTTGCAAAATTGGGGCCGGATACAGGCTATGACTGCATCAACAATTACGCGCCGTCAGGACAGATCGCGGATTACTTAAATGCCCTGGATCAGAAAGGAAATCTTCCGAAAACAGTTCTCTACAGTCTGAACCCCAATGACGATGAAGCCATTGGAACCATTGTGGGATGTTTCCAGAATTCTGACGCTGTGGGTAAGATCCAGCAGGGTTCCGCCTGGTGGTTTAATGACCATAAGACAGGGATGACAAAACAGATGACATCTCTGGCAAACCTGGGGCTGCTCGGTAACTTTATCGGTATGCTGACAGATTCCAGAAGTTTTCTTTCTTATCCGAGACATGAGTATTTCAGAAGGATACTTTGTGAGCTGATCGGCAACTGGGTAGAAAACGGAGAGTATCCGAAGGATATGAAGATGCTGGAAAGAATTGTGAAAGGGATTTCCTATAATAATGCGGTGCGTTATTTCGGGTTTGAATTGGACATGAAATAG
- the uraA gene encoding uracil permease, producing the protein MENRRIIQVEEKVPPKLLIPLSIQHMFAMFGASVLVPFLFGINPAVVLFMNGVGTLLFILITKGKAPAYLGSSFAFIAPASIVISKFGYAYALGGFVAVGFLGCILSFIIYKFGSDWIDIVLPPAAMGPVVALIGLELSSTAASNAGMLDEAVNPKNAIVFLVTLGVAVIGSVVFRKFLSVIPILIAIIAGYAAALLCGIVDFTEVANASIFAMPNFSAPKFNLQAILIILPVILVIASEHIGHQIVTGKIVGKDLIKDPGLHRSLFADNFSTMISGFIGSVPTTTYGENIGVMAVTRVYSVYVIGGAAVLSIVCSFVGKLSALISTIPGPVIGGISFLLYGMIGTSGIRILVDGRVDYGRSRNLALTSVIFVTGLSGISVRFGQIELKGMVLACVVGMLLSLLFYVLDRFKLTNDLEEE; encoded by the coding sequence GTGGAAAATCGAAGAATTATCCAGGTGGAAGAGAAAGTTCCGCCCAAACTTCTGATACCACTCAGTATCCAGCATATGTTTGCCATGTTTGGCGCATCTGTGCTGGTACCATTTTTGTTTGGTATCAATCCGGCAGTGGTTCTGTTTATGAACGGCGTGGGAACACTGCTCTTTATATTGATAACAAAGGGGAAGGCGCCGGCATATCTGGGATCCAGTTTTGCCTTTATCGCTCCGGCCAGCATTGTCATCAGTAAGTTTGGGTATGCCTATGCGCTGGGCGGATTTGTGGCAGTGGGATTTTTGGGCTGTATACTGTCATTCATTATTTATAAGTTCGGTTCTGACTGGATCGATATCGTGCTCCCCCCGGCGGCTATGGGACCGGTGGTGGCACTTATTGGTCTGGAACTGTCAAGCACGGCAGCCAGCAATGCGGGGATGCTGGATGAAGCTGTGAATCCTAAAAATGCCATTGTGTTTTTGGTGACTCTGGGTGTTGCCGTGATCGGGTCGGTTGTATTCCGTAAATTTCTGTCGGTGATCCCCATTTTGATCGCGATCATCGCAGGTTATGCGGCAGCCCTTCTCTGTGGTATCGTAGATTTTACAGAGGTGGCAAATGCCTCCATTTTTGCAATGCCTAACTTTTCCGCGCCCAAATTTAACCTGCAGGCAATCTTGATCATTCTGCCGGTTATTCTGGTCATCGCTTCAGAACATATCGGGCATCAGATCGTGACAGGAAAGATCGTGGGAAAGGATCTGATCAAGGATCCGGGACTGCACCGCTCCCTTTTTGCGGATAACTTCTCTACCATGATCTCCGGTTTTATCGGTTCTGTGCCGACTACCACATACGGCGAGAATATTGGCGTTATGGCTGTGACCAGGGTTTATAGTGTATACGTGATCGGCGGTGCTGCGGTACTCTCCATTGTCTGCTCCTTTGTAGGCAAACTTTCAGCACTTATCAGCACCATACCGGGTCCGGTCATCGGGGGGATTTCTTTCCTTCTGTATGGTATGATCGGTACATCCGGTATCCGGATCCTGGTAGACGGCCGTGTGGATTACGGACGATCCAGAAATCTGGCATTGACCTCTGTAATATTTGTAACCGGTCTGTCGGGAATTTCTGTCAGATTTGGACAGATTGAATTAAAAGGTATGGTTTTGGCATGTGTAGTGGGGATGCTGTTAAGCCTGCTGTTCTATGTATTGGACAGATTTAAACTGACCAATGATTTGGAAGAAGAATAA
- a CDS encoding CapA family protein, with amino-acid sequence MDKKIRRNKIRRVRQVRRVKKILLSGVLVMAVLLLVLLVFVPKVSAKRESKAQAAREIELEAKMTKVTIGAVGTCIFGDERGTGEKGSFLEAYERAEDPGYFFRNVKTELEKADINVANFIGDMSDETAAARKHPIKGQKEYAEIFKEGSIDLVNLANDRTKDYGQDGYYDTAIALNEAGVAAFGNDRVSFKNINGIQIGFIGIDVLDRSMDMQALLIKNIKLAEGAGAHMIVVCMNWGKEGAEKPGKSQEEWAHRAVEAGADLVLGYHPSHVQQVERYEGSYIIYSLGVFCNGAEKNPEVWDGVIYRQTFGFLDGKLAKAWEPEQIPCRISSDSGENNFQPELDV; translated from the coding sequence ATGGATAAAAAGATCAGAAGGAACAAAATAAGACGTGTCCGCCAGGTCAGGCGTGTCAAAAAAATACTTTTATCAGGTGTTCTTGTGATGGCAGTCCTGCTCCTGGTCCTCCTGGTATTTGTGCCTAAAGTATCTGCAAAGAGGGAATCAAAAGCACAGGCGGCCCGAGAGATTGAGCTGGAGGCGAAGATGACGAAGGTGACCATAGGAGCTGTCGGGACCTGTATCTTTGGTGATGAGCGGGGAACGGGAGAAAAGGGAAGCTTTCTAGAGGCATACGAACGGGCAGAAGACCCCGGATATTTTTTTCGGAATGTAAAGACAGAATTGGAGAAAGCTGATATAAATGTTGCAAATTTTATCGGTGACATGTCAGATGAGACTGCAGCGGCCAGGAAACATCCCATAAAGGGACAGAAAGAATACGCAGAAATTTTCAAAGAGGGTTCTATCGACCTGGTGAACCTGGCAAATGACAGAACAAAGGACTACGGACAGGACGGATACTATGATACAGCTATCGCATTGAACGAAGCGGGAGTTGCTGCATTCGGAAATGACCGTGTCTCTTTTAAAAATATAAATGGGATTCAAATTGGCTTCATCGGCATTGATGTGCTTGACAGATCCATGGATATGCAGGCACTGCTGATCAAAAATATAAAGCTGGCTGAGGGCGCAGGCGCACACATGATCGTAGTGTGTATGAACTGGGGCAAAGAAGGGGCCGAAAAGCCCGGCAAAAGCCAGGAGGAGTGGGCACACAGAGCCGTTGAAGCGGGGGCAGATCTGGTGCTGGGGTATCACCCATCCCATGTACAGCAGGTAGAGAGATATGAGGGGAGTTATATCATATACAGCCTGGGAGTATTTTGTAATGGGGCAGAGAAGAACCCTGAGGTTTGGGACGGCGTGATATACCGCCAGACATTTGGGTTTTTGGATGGAAAGCTTGCAAAGGCCTGGGAACCGGAGCAGATTCCATGCAGGATATCATCCGATTCCGGAGAAAACAATTTTCAGCCGGAATTGGATGTATGA
- a CDS encoding response regulator transcription factor produces MRLLLAEDEKELANALAAVLKHNNYSIDVVYNGADAYDWAQAAEYDGIILDIMMPKMSGLEVLEALRKQGCTVPILLLTAKGEIEDRVTGLDMGADDYLPKPFAMKELLARIRAMTRRKSEFSANVLDFEGLTLNRENFELAYKSQSLRLGNKEFQMMEMLMRNSNQFLSAEQFMEKIWGFDAEAEVSVVWVYLSYLRKRLQNLEAPVEIKAARGIGYKLEKKA; encoded by the coding sequence ATGCGTTTACTGCTCGCAGAAGACGAAAAGGAACTGGCAAACGCGCTGGCAGCGGTGCTGAAGCACAACAATTATTCTATAGATGTGGTTTACAACGGGGCGGATGCCTATGACTGGGCCCAGGCGGCTGAGTATGATGGCATTATCCTGGATATTATGATGCCGAAGATGAGCGGACTTGAAGTATTGGAAGCGCTTAGAAAGCAGGGATGCACGGTACCAATCCTGCTTCTCACTGCAAAAGGGGAAATCGAAGACCGGGTCACAGGCCTTGACATGGGGGCGGATGATTATCTTCCGAAACCATTTGCCATGAAGGAACTGCTTGCCAGGATCAGGGCCATGACCAGAAGAAAGTCAGAGTTCTCGGCAAATGTGCTGGATTTTGAAGGACTGACCTTAAACAGGGAGAATTTCGAGCTGGCTTATAAAAGTCAGTCGCTCCGCCTGGGGAACAAGGAGTTCCAGATGATGGAAATGCTCATGAGAAATTCCAATCAGTTCCTGTCAGCCGAACAGTTCATGGAGAAGATTTGGGGATTTGATGCAGAAGCAGAAGTGAGCGTGGTGTGGGTCTATCTCTCTTACCTGAGAAAAAGGCTGCAGAATCTGGAGGCACCTGTTGAGATCAAGGCGGCCAGGGGAATCGGTTATAAGCTGGAGAAAAAAGCCTGA
- a CDS encoding sensor histidine kinase: MIKKLQRKFVVITMVSLLAVLLLVVGGINGLNIYQITGKSDILLEMLIENEGSFPKQGNKGNRPPGLAENTMPKNADSQGTEGKDPDEPPTGQESNGIRGRGGLFGYRMSEETPFETRYFSAVIPKALAESGEAEASQMQIDLSHVAAVTEEEAAAFANEVLEKGREKGYCGQYKYQMTVKEDGQTLLVFVDCGNDLQSIRNFALISMIVALLCLVLVLFFVSVLSRRAIRPVIESMEKQRQFITDAGHEIKTPIAIISADTEVIEMCQGESEWTRSIRNQTERLGELVKNLLTLSRLEEMQEHLQTADFSCSETVKESVEAFAPMAQAKNIQVQKQIPAGIHMNGCESNVRQLVTILMDNAVKYAPEGGGVQVSLERKERNLELSVCNDCEEIPDGDLNKLFDRFYRADSSRSRDTGGYGIGLSVAQAVVKAHRGKITARAIDKKICFTARMPVNDKKNITKKNISLK, translated from the coding sequence ATGATAAAAAAACTACAGAGAAAGTTTGTTGTGATAACTATGGTTTCCCTGCTGGCTGTTCTGCTGTTGGTGGTGGGGGGGATCAACGGCCTGAATATTTATCAGATAACCGGAAAATCCGATATTCTTCTGGAAATGTTGATTGAAAATGAGGGAAGTTTCCCAAAACAGGGGAACAAGGGAAACCGTCCTCCCGGACTTGCAGAGAATACAATGCCGAAGAACGCGGACAGCCAGGGCACGGAAGGGAAAGATCCGGATGAGCCGCCCACGGGCCAGGAAAGCAATGGGATACGTGGAAGGGGCGGATTATTTGGCTACCGGATGTCAGAAGAGACACCTTTTGAGACGAGATATTTTTCTGCCGTGATACCGAAAGCACTGGCTGAGTCCGGGGAGGCAGAGGCCTCACAGATGCAGATCGATCTATCCCATGTGGCTGCAGTCACAGAGGAGGAGGCAGCAGCCTTTGCCAATGAAGTGCTGGAAAAGGGCAGGGAGAAAGGATACTGCGGACAGTACAAATATCAGATGACAGTCAAAGAGGACGGGCAGACACTATTGGTATTTGTGGACTGCGGCAATGACTTGCAGTCTATCCGCAATTTTGCCCTGATATCTATGATCGTAGCTTTACTCTGCCTGGTATTGGTACTGTTTTTTGTGAGTGTGCTCTCCCGACGGGCCATCAGGCCTGTGATAGAAAGTATGGAGAAGCAGAGACAGTTCATTACAGACGCAGGGCATGAGATCAAAACCCCTATCGCCATCATTTCCGCTGACACAGAGGTGATTGAAATGTGCCAGGGAGAGAGCGAGTGGACCAGGAGTATACGGAATCAGACAGAGCGTCTGGGAGAATTGGTGAAAAATCTGCTCACATTGTCCAGGCTGGAAGAAATGCAGGAACATCTTCAGACTGCCGATTTTTCCTGCTCAGAGACAGTAAAGGAGTCGGTGGAGGCCTTTGCGCCCATGGCGCAGGCAAAAAATATACAGGTTCAGAAACAGATACCGGCGGGGATTCATATGAACGGGTGTGAATCCAACGTCCGCCAGCTTGTTACCATTCTTATGGACAACGCGGTCAAATACGCCCCGGAGGGAGGAGGTGTTCAGGTATCCCTGGAGAGGAAGGAACGAAATCTGGAACTTTCCGTCTGCAATGACTGTGAGGAGATTCCCGACGGAGATCTGAACAAACTTTTTGACCGGTTTTACAGGGCAGACAGCTCCCGCTCCAGGGACACTGGTGGGTATGGGATCGGATTATCCGTGGCTCAAGCGGTTGTAAAGGCACATAGAGGGAAGATCACAGCCAGGGCAATAGACAAAAAGATTTGTTTTACGGCAAGGATGCCGGTAAATGACAAAAAGAATATAACAAAAAAGAATATATCATTAAAATAA
- a CDS encoding polyphosphate polymerase domain-containing protein produces the protein MMGSYQMTFMRYEKKYLLDDSQYNEFIKKTGGRLVPDDYGTTTICNIYFDTPDAQLIRASLDKPVYKEKLRLRSYGKVVKDGPVFLELKKKYQGIVYKRRENMVLSEAEGYLLRHEKPGVDTQILREIDWFLQFYKNIVPAMYIAYDRIAAYDIQEPELRVTFDWNIRFRDQELDLKKGTWGQQILEEGQQLMEIKIPGAMPVWLSGILDQLHIYPISFSKYGRAYRMQSEEKGKEDSKKAEMRQLQCIPDREEKGGRHYA, from the coding sequence ATGATGGGCAGTTATCAGATGACATTTATGCGTTATGAGAAAAAATACCTGCTGGACGACAGCCAATATAATGAATTTATAAAAAAGACAGGGGGAAGGCTTGTGCCGGACGATTACGGGACAACCACCATATGCAATATCTATTTTGATACGCCGGACGCTCAGCTTATCCGCGCATCATTAGACAAGCCGGTCTATAAGGAAAAGCTGCGGCTGCGCAGCTATGGGAAGGTGGTAAAGGACGGGCCTGTATTTTTGGAGCTGAAGAAAAAATATCAAGGGATCGTTTACAAGCGCCGGGAGAATATGGTATTGTCCGAGGCCGAGGGGTACCTTCTGCGTCATGAAAAACCAGGGGTCGACACCCAGATCCTGCGGGAAATTGACTGGTTTTTGCAATTTTATAAAAATATCGTACCGGCCATGTACATAGCCTATGACAGGATCGCTGCCTATGACATTCAGGAACCGGAGCTGAGGGTGACATTTGACTGGAATATCCGGTTCAGAGATCAGGAGCTGGATCTTAAAAAGGGAACCTGGGGACAACAGATCCTGGAGGAAGGGCAGCAGCTCATGGAGATCAAAATCCCCGGTGCCATGCCTGTATGGCTCTCTGGGATTCTGGATCAGCTTCACATCTATCCAATTTCTTTTTCAAAATACGGCAGAGCTTACCGGATGCAGAGTGAGGAAAAGGGGAAAGAGGACAGTAAAAAGGCAGAAATGAGACAGCTGCAGTGTATACCGGACAGGGAAGAGAAGGGAGGGAGACATTATGCTTGA
- a CDS encoding DUF4956 domain-containing protein has protein sequence MLDFCFQSILVNETTATFSPAAFLACTAASLVLGIMIAVIFMYRNTYTKGFVVTLALMPAIVQMVIMLVNGNLGTGVAVMGAFSLVRFRSVPGTAKEISSIFLAMAVGLAAGMGYIGIAVLFVVVIGAANTIFTVSSFGEKRTEERSLRITIPESLDYTEVFDEIFEQYLKRWELIQVKTTNMGSLFRLEYRVVLKDRKDEKKMIDGLRCRNGNLEILSSRAAAIREEL, from the coding sequence ATGCTTGATTTTTGCTTTCAGTCAATCCTTGTAAATGAGACCACAGCCACATTTTCTCCGGCTGCTTTTCTGGCTTGTACGGCGGCATCTTTGGTGCTGGGAATTATGATCGCAGTGATTTTTATGTACCGCAATACCTATACCAAGGGATTTGTTGTGACGCTGGCGCTGATGCCGGCGATCGTGCAGATGGTCATCATGCTGGTCAACGGGAATCTGGGTACAGGCGTTGCGGTGATGGGGGCGTTTTCACTGGTCAGGTTCCGCTCAGTGCCGGGAACGGCAAAGGAGATCAGCAGTATTTTCCTGGCTATGGCAGTGGGACTTGCCGCAGGTATGGGATATATTGGCATCGCAGTGCTTTTTGTAGTGGTGATCGGTGCGGCAAATACCATATTCACAGTCAGCAGTTTTGGGGAGAAGCGCACAGAGGAACGGTCGCTGCGCATTACCATTCCGGAGTCTCTGGACTATACAGAAGTGTTTGACGAGATATTTGAACAATATCTGAAGAGATGGGAACTGATCCAGGTGAAGACCACCAATATGGGTAGTCTGTTCCGTCTGGAATACCGGGTTGTGTTAAAAGACCGGAAAGATGAGAAGAAGATGATAGATGGCCTGCGCTGCCGGAACGGCAATCTGGAGATACTCAGCAGCAGGGCTGCGGCTATAAGAGAGGAGCTGTAA